The Mesorhizobium sp. B2-8-5 genome segment GCGGGTCGAGATCCTTGAGCGCATCCTTGGCGATGTCGTTGCGCACCGGCAAGCTGCCATATTTGGCAAGGATGGTCTGGCCCTCGAGCGAATAGGCGAAGTCCAAAAACTCCTTCACCACGGCGATCTTCTTGGTGCCCTTGGTGACGACGAAATTGTCGCCGCCGGCGAAGGACGACCAACCGCCATCCTTGCCCGGCAGGAAGGTGATGCCGTAGTCGACATCCGGGTACTGCGTGTTGAGCGCGCCGATGGCGAAGGCGCCGGACGGCGAGATGCCGATCTTGCCGCCGGCGAAGGCGGCGAAGAAATTGGCGCCGGTATCGGTCTGCGCGCCCTCGGGCACCAGCCCTTTCTTGACCATCGAGCGGTAGAGGTCGATCGCGCCGCGCAACTGCGGGCTGTCTAGCGTCGCCTTCGAGCCGTCCTCGGACAGGATGTCGCCGCCCGAGGCCCAGATCAGCGGCGTGAAGGTGAAGATGTTGCAGCCGCCGCAATTGCCCGAGAAGTAGAAGCCCTTGATGTCGCCGCCGAGCGCGTTGACCTTCTCGGCGTCGGCCTCGATCTCGGCCCAGTTGATCGGGCCCTTCTCGGGGTCCAGCCCCGCCTGCTTGAACAGCTTCTTGTTCCAGATCAGCACCGAGGCGTCGGCCGAGAACGGCAGGCCGTAGATGCGGTCCTTATAGGTGCCGGTCTTCACATGCGCCGGCGACAGGCTCGAAAAATAGGGCAAGGATTTCGCCCAGTCGGTGATGTCTTCCAACTGGCCGGCGGCGGCGAAGGACGGCGTGTAGATCAGGTCGAGCGAGAGCGCGTCGGGCGCCGTGCCGCCGGCGGCGGCCGCGCCATATTTCGGGATGATCTCGGCGTTGGGGATGATGTCGAGCTTGACCTGGTCCTTGTTCGCCTTGTTGAAGGCGTCGACGATGCGCGGCATGAAGTTCGAGCCGTCGGCGCGCACCCAGATGTTGGCGGTTTCGGCGGACGCCGCCTGCAGGCCGCCACCAATGACGGCTGCCGCAAGCGCCAGCCTGGCAAAAATGGTCTTCATCTTACTCCTCCTCATGGTTCTCCTCCCTGTTTTGGCCACGCCGCCCTGCTTGTTCGGGCGCGTGGCCTTGTTGCTTCATTGCGGCGGACTGCCGCATGACTGACGCACCACCAGCCGGCACGGCAGTTTCCTGATGCCCGGCACGGCCGGCTGGCCGTCGACGAGCGAAAGCAGGGCAAGCCCGGCCTCGCGCCCGAGGCTCGCCAGGTTCATGTCGATGGAAGTCAGCGGCGGACGCGTCGCCTCGGCCACGATCTCCCAATTGTCGAAGCCGATGACGCCAACATCCTCGGGCACCCTTATGCCGCGCTCGCGCAGCGCGTCGATGACGCCGCGGGCAATCTGGTCGTTGCCGCAAAAGACGGCGTCCGGCCACCCCTCCCTGCCCGCCTTGCTGAACAGTCTTGCCACGGCATCGTGGCCCCAGGCTTCCGACCATGCGCCCAGCAGCGGCTCGGCTGCGGGCAAGCCGTTCTCCGTCAGGACATCGCGGTACGCCCCGGCCCGCGTGTGCACCACCTCGAAGCTCGCCGGTCCGGTGACATGGGCAATGCGCCGGCGCCCGAGCCGCAAAAACTGCTCTACCGCCAGCCGCGCGCCGCCGGCGTCGTCGGAGACAAGGCCGACCGCGCCGGGATCGGGCTGGGTGAAGGCGTAGACGACCGGAATGCGCAAGTTGGAGAGATCGACCGGCAGATGGCGGTCGATGCGTTTTCCCGTGGCGACGATGCCGTCGACGCGCTTGTCAAGCATGGCCTCGACATGCAGCTGGCCGAGCCGCTGGTCATCCTCGACATTGCACAGGAACACCGAGACGCCCTTGTCGACCAGCGCATCCGAAACGCCAGCCATCAGCGGCAGCGAGAAGCGACCATAAGTATCGTTGGTAAGCAGCCCGACGGTGAACGAGCGTTTTCGCAGGAGGCTCTGGGCCAGGCTGTTCGGCCGGAAGCCGAGCAGCCGCGCCGTCTCGCGGATGCGTTCGCGCGTCTCCGCCGTCATCCGCCCCTGCCCGTTCAGCGCCTTCGACGCCGTGGCGACGCTGACGCCGGCCGCGGCAGCGACCTCGCGCAGCGTGACCGGCAGCTTGGCGGAGACAGGTGAGGCATCCGAAGACATATCGTGCAACCATTCCCTGAGTTGGGAAAAGGTTTTCCCTTATCGGCCTGCGTGGTGATGACGGATGAGGTCAGCAAGTGCAGGGCGATTTGGGAAAAGGTTTTCTCAAGCGAAATCTAATCCGAAAACAAGGGTGAACGCAAGGGGGCATGAAGAGGGCCCAACGCCTTGTCTGGAAACCTCACAGCAACGAGGGCTCAAAGTGGCAACCGTGCTGACGCTGCCCGGCTCGATTGCCGATCGCGTCTCTATCCCGCGACCCGAAAGCTCGACAGCGGCCGCGACACCCAGCCCTCGATCTCACGCGTGACGAAACTGGCGGCCTCATGATGGATGAAATGGCCGGCGTCGGGCAGCGCCACCACGGAGCTGATGTTGTCGACTTCGCGGAATGTGCCTTCGAAAGCACTGGCCGGAACATAGGGATCGTGGGCGCCGAACATCACCAGCGTAGGTGCTTTGACCAGAGGCAATTGACCGATGTCCGGCACCCTGCCGAGCGGAATGTTGGCCCTGTAGTAACCCAGCATCGCCTCCGGATCGGAATGCCGGAGCGACGCTGCGAGAGCCTGTCGGTCGGCCTCGTCGGCGACCCATCCGGCAAGCTCCTCCGGCGCCGGCATGGCGGACGCGCCTGCCTCCTGGAAGCGGCGCACATAGGCGAAATACCGGGCGTTGGCTGGATCGGCGATGGCGCGCAGATAGTTGCGCGGATGAGGGGAGGAAAGGACAACCAGATGGCGAACCACCTGCGGGACCCGCATGGCCAGCCACCAGGCAATTGTTCCGCCCCAGTCATGACCGACGATCGAGGCCTGGGAGAGTTGTTCGGCCACGAGCACCGAAAGCACGTCCTCGACCAGATGCGGCAGCAGCGTGTAGTGGGCATGTCCGCGCGGCGCGTCGCTTCGCCCGAATCCGCGCAAATCCGGTGCCAACACCCTGAAACTGCCGCGTAGAGCCTCGATCTGCCTGCGCCAACCAAGGCCATGGTCGGGAAGGCCGTGCAGGAAAAGGATCGGCGGGCCGGAGCCCGCCGCGACATAGTGCAGTTTAACGTTCCTGTTAGATGCGAACCTGGACTCGAAACCTGTCTCCGAAGTCACCCTGACCGGCCGCCGCGATCACATCTTTACTTCGAGGCGCAGGAACGGGCCTTGGAAAACCTGATTCTTGTGATCTGCGTTCACAAGCAGATTGTGCCAAGCCTCGATCTTGTAACCAGCAGTGAAGGTGGCGTTCGTTATCGGCGTCCAGCTCAGGCCAAGCGATGCGTCGAGGTTCGAGACCGTTTCATTCGAGCCCTGACTGGCCAGAGTTTCGGAAAAGTGTTCGTCTGGGTTTGTGGACGAAATATTGACACCGACACGCGCGGTGCGGCGGCCCCACATGACTGCGCCCGAAGCCGAGCCTGTCAGGCCCCAGTTCTCGCCAACCGGATAGTAAGCTTCCGCACCAACGCGCGGGCCGATGCCCCAGTACTCGGCCGTACCGATCTTGTCAGCGGCGATGCCCTTGTCGGCAGGATTGGTGGGGGTGAACTTTTCGGAAATCTCGCCCAATGTTTCATCGGAATGCACTAGCCGCAGGCCGCCGAAGAAACGGATATCGGCCTGTTGCACCTTGACGTGCTTGCCGACGTCAAAATCGAAAGTCTGGAAGCTGTAGCCGTCGCTGTAAGTCCCTGTAACAAGGCCCTCAGGGTTCGTCTCAGGCTGCTCGAAGAGGAGGGCAGAGCGGTCCTTGCCGAGTTGGACAGCGGCGGCAAGACGCCAATCCCAGTCCGGAGAGATCTGCTTGGTCAGCGAAACTGCCCCGGAAATATCACCGTTGCCTTTACCCAGCTTGTCGCTGCTCAGCTTGTCGTTGTTATGGAGATTGTTCCAGAAGTACGAGCCTTCGAACGACATCTTGATGCGCGAATCGATGACCGTCTGATCCGAGGGCTGCGCCTCGGTTGCGTTAGCCGTGGCCACGCCTGTTGCCGTTAGGGAGGCAGCCGAAGCCGCCACCGTAGCTAAAAATTTACCCGTGCCCTGCGAATGCATTTAAGTCCCCACCCAGATTCCAGCCGGGTTGTTATTGCAGACAAGTTTATAACCGCCTATTGCCGCTGCGGGATGCCAACGACTTTGCGGCGTGACTGTCGCATTTTTGCAACAATAAGGGACATCGTTAGCTGAACGAATACCGAAGTGGTCGTGCGTTCAGACATGGAGGTAGGGTGAGCGATCCAGCACAAATTGAAGGCATGCTCAACAGTCTCGTCTACAACCTATTCGCGCGGAGCGGCCAGGATGATGGACGAGCAACCGGCGCTAAGGAAATCGGCAACCTCATCGTATTCGACCATCCGGAGAGCGTCGACGAGATCGTCAAGTCGCCTGCCCTGTTCCGGAAGAACTTCTCGCTGATCTCGGCCCTCGGCTTCAGCCGCTTCAACACCAATGACGAGGAATGGGCGACAAGACGCGCCATCACCCAGGATCGCTATCTCGCGGCGGCCAAACCCGCCCATGGGCAAAGCGTGTCGGATATATTCAGTGGCGACCTTGCCGATTGCGAGACCTCCCTCGCAGGAATCCACCAGGCGCTTTTCACCGGCGCCATGACCATTTTCTATCAGGCCTTCGGACTTGTCGCGGAAGCGCGACCAACCGCTGTGCTTTTCGACCGAGTCCGTGAGACATTGCGCCGCCTGCAGTATTATTCCTGGGTCACGCCAACCAATGCCGAAAGAGACAGCGCCATCCAAGATGCCCGCGCGGTCATCGCGGATTTCGGTTCGCAACTGATGGCGGATCCGCGGGCGGCCGCGGAAATGGACCGTTTCTCGGAAAGAGCAGCCGGGATCGACGGCTTTTCCCCGATCGAAGAATTCGTGATGAATCTGTTCGCTGGCGTCGAAACCACCGTCACGACAGTGCAGTGGGTGATCGATAGGCTCGGCGCCAACCAGCAGGTGCAGGAGCGTATCTATAGTGAGATTGCTGGCGGCAAGGCACAGACACCGTTTACTGACTGCTTCATCAACGAGACGATGCGCTATTTCCCACCTATACCGTTCCTGACCCGCGAGGTAAGCACCGATGCGGTTCTGGATGGCACGTCGCTACGGGCCGGGCAACTTATCATGCTGTCCGTCGTCGGTGTGCACCAGCATCCTGAATTCTGGGAAAATCCGAGGACTTTCGATGCCAGCCGCAAGGAGTTCATCAACAACAGTTTCGACCGCCGCGCCTTCATTCCCTTCCTAACCGGACCACGTATGTGCGGGGGCGCACGCCTGGGCCGACTCGAGGTGGAGCAGGCGGTTCGCGCGGTCGTGCGCCAGTTCGCCTTTACTCGCGCCGACGACGTTATCCGCTTCGACTATGCGCTGGCGCTGCGCCCGGCGAGCGGCATGTCCGTCCAAGTGTCAAGGCGCTGATCGGCTCTGCTCCGCCTCGACAGGCATGTCGCGCCAAAGTTGACGGATCAAGCCTCCGAACTGTCTTGCGATAATCGACTTTACGGAGGCGTCGTTGCTGTAGCGACCATTTGCAGCGAGGGCATCATTGCGCAGATTGCGGGCTGGAAACCAGTTCCGCATCGTCGCCTTCACATTGTCGTGGGGATTGACGACGAAATCCTCATAGGCCACATGAGCAACCCTCGTCACGTCAATGGTCGAAAGGTAGCTCCGCCACTTTGCCTCGGAGTCCGCGATGTGTCGCACGGTGTCAATAACCGCCTTCTGACTTATCGTTCTCAACATAGGGACACCGGGCAGCGTTTCCCCGCCATCGAATGGCTGACCAGTATGCAGCATCGAAAGCAGGCTGACCGTCTGATCGACTTTGTTCCGGCGGGACAGGAATACATAGAACGAGCTTGCATCATCCTCGCCGATCGAGAGGCGGGCGAAGTCCAGATTGCCGAAAAACAGCTTGGCCGCGAATACGCCTTCGACTGAGCGCCGCATCAGAAGATGCTTTCCATATGACGACGCACCGCGATCGAGCGCCGGGACGTCGAATGTGTCGTCTCCCGTCCAGCGCCGCATGAGCGGTACCGCGAATTGCCACTGGAAGTATTCAGTGGGCAGGCCAAGTCCAAAATGCCGCATGACCTGGCAATAGGTATGGCCGGCGGTTCTCGGCGTGGTGCAAATCAGGATTCTATACGGATTTTCGGCCGCGTCGTCGCGATCGAGATCAGCTGAGAGCAATCGGGTATATGTTTCATCGAAGTGCGATGCCGCCATGACGGATACTGCTCACATGGCGGACAGAAACCCGAAGATCAGGAGAGCCTGATCGGGCGTCATCAGCGACGGCGGATGGCCGACATCGATATTGTCGACGATGCAAAGATCGGGTCGGGCGCAGCGGGATCGTTCAAAGGCCTGCCTGTCGATGAACCCGCTCTCGCGGCCGTACATGAGCATGACCTGGGCGTCGAGCTTAGCGACCATGGGAAACAGGTCGTATTCGCGGCCGGTCATGGCCTCGAAATTCCCGGTCGTGGCCGGATCGTAGGCCAAACGAAACTCGCCAGCCCTCGCGGCAATTCTGTTATCGATGAAGCGGTCGAGGACCGGCCTCTCCACCCGCCCCATGCCTGGATTTGAGGCACGCAGATATTCCCCTGCCTGGGCGCGCGTCTGGAATACAAGCGCGGCTTCGCGGATGGCTTCGTTTCGTAAGGCGTCGACCTTCGGCCCGCCAATCAGGGGGACATCGTTGAGGATGATCCTGTCGACGCGACCGCGGTTCGCGTAGAGAAATAGAAGCAGGATCAGCCCGCCCCATGACGTGCCGACGAAATGGTTCTCCTTACCGGCAAACTGGCTGAGCGCGCGTAGGCACCTGGAATAGAGATCCATATCGTAGCCCGAGCCGAGATAGGCGCTGCGCCCTCGTCCGAGCAGGTCGGGGCAGATCACCAGATAGCCGTTGCGGCAGAGGAACGCCGCTAGGTAATCGAAATCGGAGCCATTGCCGGCAAAGCCGTGCAGGCAGAACACGGTGCCGCGCGATTGGCCGGCCGGTTGCCAGATGCGCACGAACATCGAGGCGTAACGGTCGCCGAGGCGGATCAGGATTTCCTGGGTCAGCGCCTCGCCTGGGGTAGCCTGTTCCATCACGCGTCCCGTTTGCGGACGGCGCGTTTCATTGCACCGCGGGCGTCGATGAAGTCGCGCTTCCAGTAGACCGACTTGTCGAGGTTGAGCAGTTTCGCTTCCTTGATCAGCGGCAGGATGTGCGAGGACGAGCGCGTTGCCATAATCGTCGCGGCAATGGCAGTGCCGCCGGGATCGGGATTGAGCGGCCCCTTGTTTGCAACCCACGTTTCGGCAATTTCGCAGTTGGTCACGATCCAGCCGACGTAAGCAACGATCGCGTCGTCGATGGAACCGATAAGGTGCGTCTGCTGCTCGATCTGGAAGCGCAAGGACTTCACCATCTGTCCAAACTCGTATCCATCAAAGGGCGGATAGTGCGCAATGAAATTGCAGACGAGCCCGAGAGAGACCGGGTTGAAAGGAACGCGGGTGAAAAGGAGCTTGGTCATGCGGCCTCAAGGCACTTCGAATGGGCGCGACATTATGATGTGCGGTCTGTTCGCCGCTAGTGGTAAAATGCGCGCCGCGACAGGTCGAGAGGCGGCTTACACCGGCGATCCAGCCTGGCCGAGGCCTGAGCCTTCCACGGATCTACCTAAACCGCCCTTCTCCCTGCCTGCCGCCATGCGCTTCCACGGCCTTCTCGACGGCGCGCTTCAATTCGTCCTTGATCTCGACCGTCTCGGCCATCAGCGTCTCGATCTTGAGGAATTCGAGCACGCGGTATTTCGAGACATTCGGCCGGATCAGAATGTCCGGCGGGTGCTGCCTGAGCTTGTTGGCGATGATCGACTGCATCATCAGCTGGGTGGCGCCATACATCAGGTCGACTGTGGTCGGATGCCTGCGCTCGGCCTCGCTCGGCGCGCCGACGACATCGACGGCGATGATGATGTCGGCGTCCTTCTCGATGAGGTCGAAAGGCACGGGGTTGTAGATACCGCCATCGATCAGCACGCGGCCCTCGCGCGTCACCGGGCGGAAGACCGCCGGGATGGCCGCCGAAGCGGCAAGCGCCGAATGCAGGTCGCCTTCGGCGAACACCGCAAGGCTGTGGCCGAAATAGTCGGTCGCCGTCACCTTGAGCGGAACCTTCAGCGCCTCGAACGTCTGCGGGATCGCCTCGGGCAGGAAAGCCTTCAGAATGCGCTCGATGTTGAACTGGCTGACGCGAATGCCGCCCTGCATGGCCTCAGCGATCGTGCCCGGCCGCGAGCGCCACATGCGCGCGGCCACTTCAGCCCGGCTGCCGAGGATCGACCGGGCATAATCGTGAATCTCGGCACCCTTCATGCCCGACGCCATGCCGGCGCCCATGATGGCGCCGATCGACGAGCCGGCAATCGCCACCGGCTTGATGCCGAGATCGTCGAGAGCCTCGATGATGTGGATATGCGCGAGACCGCGCGCGCCGCCGCCGCCAAAGGCCACCCCGAAGGTCGGGCTCATCCCTTGCCGCCTCCCGCCACCTGCACCAGCGGCGGCCCGATGACCATCACCGCGGGGTCGGACGACAGGAGCTTCTTAGCCGCCGCCTTCACGTCGGCCAGCGTCACCGCGTTGATGAGAGCCGCGCGCCGCTTGATATAATCGATGCCGAGATCATCGATCTGCAGCTCCACCAGCGTCGCTGCGATGGAGCTGGACGAATCCAGATTGCTGATGGCGTAAGCGCCGACCATGTATTTCTTGATGGCCGCGAGCTCCTCCTCGGTGGGGCCGTTCTCGGCCATATCCTTCACCACCTGGCGCACGATCGAAAGCGTTTCGGCGGCGCGGTCGGAACGCGTCGCCGTCGTCACCAGCAGGGCGTTGGAATGCTCGTGATCGACGAGATCGGAGCTGACGCTATAGGCAAGGCCGCGTTTCTCGCGCACCTGCTCATACAAGCGCGACGTGAAAGTCGAGCCGCCGAGAATCTCGTTCATCAGCACGGCGGCGTAGAAATCGGGATCGCTCCGCTTCACGCCCGGCCAGGCAAGCTGCAGGGAGGTCTGCGGCAGATCGTAATTCACTTCGAGCTGCTGGCCGAGCTTGGGCGTGATGTCGGCAACCGGCGCCAGCGTCTGCTTGGCCGGCAGGTCGCCGAACACCTCGTCAAGCCTGTCGCTCAACGTGGCGGCGTCGATGTCGCCCACGACCGCCACATGCAGGCCGCCGCGGGCGAAGTTCGCCTTGTGGAAGGCCTTGAGGTCGTCGGCAGTGATGGTTTCGAGGCTGTCTTTGTTGCCCTCGTCCGGCCGCGCGTAGGGATGCTGGCCATAGATCGCGCGCAGCCAGCGCTGCTGGGCGATCGTATTGGGGTCCCGCTCATTGGCGAGGATGCCGGAGAGTGTCTGGGCGCGGATGCGGTCGATCGGCGCCTGATCGAAGCGCGGGCTGTTCACCGCCAGCTTCAGCAGGCCAAAAGCCTCGTCCTTCTGGTCGGACAGCATGCGCATCGAGCCATAGGTGCCATCGCGCGCCGCCTGAAAACTCATCTCCGCGCCGGCATCGTCGAGCTTCAACTGGAAGGCCTCGCTGTCCAGGTCGCCGGCGCCCTCGTCGAACAGGCCGGTCATCAGGTTGACCAGGCCTTCCTTGCCGGCGGGGTCCTGCGCCGTGCCGCCGTCGAAAACGAAACGGATCGCAACCAGCGGAATCGAATGGTCTTCCACCAGCCAAGCGGTGACGCCCTTCTTCGACTTCACCTCCTGGATGTTCATTTCGGCGCGCGCGGCAAGCACCGGCAAAAGCAGGAAGAACAGGGCGAAGCAAAGGGTGGCGACGGCGCGATAGAGCTTGCCTTCCTCGCTCGCCGGAGAAGGAGAAGCGATCGTATGGCCAAGAACCATGCTCATCATCAATTCCCCGCCTGCTGCTGCGGCAAGAGATAGCCGGTTGTGGAACGATCGAGCACGAGGTAGCGGGCGGCAGCCGCCTTGACTTCATCGGCGGTCACGTTGCGGATGCGGTCCGGCCATTCCTGGACGTCCTTGACATTGCCGCCCGTGGCAAGCGTCGAGCCATACATGTTGGCCATGTCGTCCTGCTTGTCGCGCGCAAAGATCATGGAGCGCACATAGCGGGTCTTGGCCCGCTCCAGCTCATCGTCGCTCACGCCGTCCTTGACGATGCGGGCGATCTCGGCATCGACAGCCGCCTCGACATCGGCAAGCCTGGCGTCGCCGCGCGGGGCGCCATAGACGGTGAAGTTGGTGGCGTCGAGCATGGTGCCCTGGAAGTAGGCGCCGGCCTCTGAGGCGATACCCTGCTTGACGACGAGCTGCTGGTACAACCTGCTGCGGTTGTCGCCGCCGAGGATCTCGGCAAGCAGGTCGAGCGCCTCGGCTTCGCCGGGCTTGGCCGTGTGATAGGACGGCACGACCCATTGCGTCGAAAAGCTCGGCACCGAGACGCGCGCGTCGGTGAGCGTCACCGTGCGCTTCGTGTTCTGCTCCGGCTCCACGGGGCGGATGCGCGGCCGCAGGTCCGGGCCGCGGGCGACCTTGCCGTAGGTGCGCCCGGCCATCGCCTTCACCGCGTCGGGATCGACGTCGCCGGCCACCACCAGCACCGCGTTGTTCGGCCGGTAGTAGGCGTCGTAGAAGGCTTTCGCGTCCGGACGGTTCAACTGCTCCATTTCCTGCATCCAGCCGATCACCGGAATGCGGTATCGCTGGTTCTGCCAGAGCGTCGCGTCGACCTCCTCGTCGAGCACCGCCTGCGGATTGCTGTCGATGCGCGAACGGCGCTCCTCCAGGATCACGTCGCGCTCGGTCTTGATGACATCGTCTGTCAGGATGAGGTTGCGCATGCGATCGGCCTCGAAGCCCATCATCTGTTCGAGGGCGGAAGGCGGCACCGTCTCGTGGAAGGCGGTGTAGTCGTAGGAGGTGAAGGCATTGTTGGAGCCGCCGATCTCGGACACGGCGCGGTCGAACTCGCCGGCGGCGTGGTTGGTCGTGGCCTTGAACATCAGGTGCTCGAAGAAATGCGCGATGCCGGATTTGCCGAGAGGCTCGTCGGCGCTGCCGATCTTGTACCAGACCATGTGAGTGACGATCGGGGCGCGGTGGTCCGGGATGACCACCACTTCCATGCCGTTGTCGAGCAGGAAATCCTTGACCTCGCCGTCATCGGCTGCGCGGGCCGGAGCGGCCGCCGCAAGCGCCAGCGCGCTGGCCAGAAGCGCTGCGCGCAGCCCAATTCCTGTTCGTCTCATCAAGTTCTCCGGTCGCGGTTGCGCGACGATAGGCAAGGTTGTTGGCAAGGCAAAGTGA includes the following:
- a CDS encoding alpha/beta hydrolase, translated to MEQATPGEALTQEILIRLGDRYASMFVRIWQPAGQSRGTVFCLHGFAGNGSDFDYLAAFLCRNGYLVICPDLLGRGRSAYLGSGYDMDLYSRCLRALSQFAGKENHFVGTSWGGLILLLFLYANRGRVDRIILNDVPLIGGPKVDALRNEAIREAALVFQTRAQAGEYLRASNPGMGRVERPVLDRFIDNRIAARAGEFRLAYDPATTGNFEAMTGREYDLFPMVAKLDAQVMLMYGRESGFIDRQAFERSRCARPDLCIVDNIDVGHPPSLMTPDQALLIFGFLSAM
- a CDS encoding LacI family DNA-binding transcriptional regulator; translated protein: MSSDASPVSAKLPVTLREVAAAAGVSVATASKALNGQGRMTAETRERIRETARLLGFRPNSLAQSLLRKRSFTVGLLTNDTYGRFSLPLMAGVSDALVDKGVSVFLCNVEDDQRLGQLHVEAMLDKRVDGIVATGKRIDRHLPVDLSNLRIPVVYAFTQPDPGAVGLVSDDAGGARLAVEQFLRLGRRRIAHVTGPASFEVVHTRAGAYRDVLTENGLPAAEPLLGAWSEAWGHDAVARLFSKAGREGWPDAVFCGNDQIARGVIDALRERGIRVPEDVGVIGFDNWEIVAEATRPPLTSIDMNLASLGREAGLALLSLVDGQPAVPGIRKLPCRLVVRQSCGSPPQ
- a CDS encoding Lpg1974 family pore-forming outer membrane protein translates to MHSQGTGKFLATVAASAASLTATGVATANATEAQPSDQTVIDSRIKMSFEGSYFWNNLHNNDKLSSDKLGKGNGDISGAVSLTKQISPDWDWRLAAAVQLGKDRSALLFEQPETNPEGLVTGTYSDGYSFQTFDFDVGKHVKVQQADIRFFGGLRLVHSDETLGEISEKFTPTNPADKGIAADKIGTAEYWGIGPRVGAEAYYPVGENWGLTGSASGAVMWGRRTARVGVNISSTNPDEHFSETLASQGSNETVSNLDASLGLSWTPITNATFTAGYKIEAWHNLLVNADHKNQVFQGPFLRLEVKM
- a CDS encoding patatin-like phospholipase family protein; its protein translation is MSPTFGVAFGGGGARGLAHIHIIEALDDLGIKPVAIAGSSIGAIMGAGMASGMKGAEIHDYARSILGSRAEVAARMWRSRPGTIAEAMQGGIRVSQFNIERILKAFLPEAIPQTFEALKVPLKVTATDYFGHSLAVFAEGDLHSALAASAAIPAVFRPVTREGRVLIDGGIYNPVPFDLIEKDADIIIAVDVVGAPSEAERRHPTTVDLMYGATQLMMQSIIANKLRQHPPDILIRPNVSKYRVLEFLKIETLMAETVEIKDELKRAVEKAVEAHGGRQGEGRFR
- a CDS encoding alpha/beta fold hydrolase, which translates into the protein MTSETGFESRFASNRNVKLHYVAAGSGPPILFLHGLPDHGLGWRRQIEALRGSFRVLAPDLRGFGRSDAPRGHAHYTLLPHLVEDVLSVLVAEQLSQASIVGHDWGGTIAWWLAMRVPQVVRHLVVLSSPHPRNYLRAIADPANARYFAYVRRFQEAGASAMPAPEELAGWVADEADRQALAASLRHSDPEAMLGYYRANIPLGRVPDIGQLPLVKAPTLVMFGAHDPYVPASAFEGTFREVDNISSVVALPDAGHFIHHEAASFVTREIEGWVSRPLSSFRVAG
- a CDS encoding M16 family metallopeptidase: MRRTGIGLRAALLASALALAAAAPARAADDGEVKDFLLDNGMEVVVIPDHRAPIVTHMVWYKIGSADEPLGKSGIAHFFEHLMFKATTNHAAGEFDRAVSEIGGSNNAFTSYDYTAFHETVPPSALEQMMGFEADRMRNLILTDDVIKTERDVILEERRSRIDSNPQAVLDEEVDATLWQNQRYRIPVIGWMQEMEQLNRPDAKAFYDAYYRPNNAVLVVAGDVDPDAVKAMAGRTYGKVARGPDLRPRIRPVEPEQNTKRTVTLTDARVSVPSFSTQWVVPSYHTAKPGEAEALDLLAEILGGDNRSRLYQQLVVKQGIASEAGAYFQGTMLDATNFTVYGAPRGDARLADVEAAVDAEIARIVKDGVSDDELERAKTRYVRSMIFARDKQDDMANMYGSTLATGGNVKDVQEWPDRIRNVTADEVKAAAARYLVLDRSTTGYLLPQQQAGN
- a CDS encoding cytochrome P450; this translates as MSDPAQIEGMLNSLVYNLFARSGQDDGRATGAKEIGNLIVFDHPESVDEIVKSPALFRKNFSLISALGFSRFNTNDEEWATRRAITQDRYLAAAKPAHGQSVSDIFSGDLADCETSLAGIHQALFTGAMTIFYQAFGLVAEARPTAVLFDRVRETLRRLQYYSWVTPTNAERDSAIQDARAVIADFGSQLMADPRAAAEMDRFSERAAGIDGFSPIEEFVMNLFAGVETTVTTVQWVIDRLGANQQVQERIYSEIAGGKAQTPFTDCFINETMRYFPPIPFLTREVSTDAVLDGTSLRAGQLIMLSVVGVHQHPEFWENPRTFDASRKEFINNSFDRRAFIPFLTGPRMCGGARLGRLEVEQAVRAVVRQFAFTRADDVIRFDYALALRPASGMSVQVSRR
- a CDS encoding M16 family metallopeptidase — protein: MSMVLGHTIASPSPASEEGKLYRAVATLCFALFFLLLPVLAARAEMNIQEVKSKKGVTAWLVEDHSIPLVAIRFVFDGGTAQDPAGKEGLVNLMTGLFDEGAGDLDSEAFQLKLDDAGAEMSFQAARDGTYGSMRMLSDQKDEAFGLLKLAVNSPRFDQAPIDRIRAQTLSGILANERDPNTIAQQRWLRAIYGQHPYARPDEGNKDSLETITADDLKAFHKANFARGGLHVAVVGDIDAATLSDRLDEVFGDLPAKQTLAPVADITPKLGQQLEVNYDLPQTSLQLAWPGVKRSDPDFYAAVLMNEILGGSTFTSRLYEQVREKRGLAYSVSSDLVDHEHSNALLVTTATRSDRAAETLSIVRQVVKDMAENGPTEEELAAIKKYMVGAYAISNLDSSSSIAATLVELQIDDLGIDYIKRRAALINAVTLADVKAAAKKLLSSDPAVMVIGPPLVQVAGGGKG
- a CDS encoding Stf0 family sulfotransferase encodes the protein MAASHFDETYTRLLSADLDRDDAAENPYRILICTTPRTAGHTYCQVMRHFGLGLPTEYFQWQFAVPLMRRWTGDDTFDVPALDRGASSYGKHLLMRRSVEGVFAAKLFFGNLDFARLSIGEDDASSFYVFLSRRNKVDQTVSLLSMLHTGQPFDGGETLPGVPMLRTISQKAVIDTVRHIADSEAKWRSYLSTIDVTRVAHVAYEDFVVNPHDNVKATMRNWFPARNLRNDALAANGRYSNDASVKSIIARQFGGLIRQLWRDMPVEAEQSRSAP
- a CDS encoding ABC transporter substrate-binding protein is translated as MKTIFARLALAAAVIGGGLQAASAETANIWVRADGSNFMPRIVDAFNKANKDQVKLDIIPNAEIIPKYGAAAAGGTAPDALSLDLIYTPSFAAAGQLEDITDWAKSLPYFSSLSPAHVKTGTYKDRIYGLPFSADASVLIWNKKLFKQAGLDPEKGPINWAEIEADAEKVNALGGDIKGFYFSGNCGGCNIFTFTPLIWASGGDILSEDGSKATLDSPQLRGAIDLYRSMVKKGLVPEGAQTDTGANFFAAFAGGKIGISPSGAFAIGALNTQYPDVDYGITFLPGKDGGWSSFAGGDNFVVTKGTKKIAVVKEFLDFAYSLEGQTILAKYGSLPVRNDIAKDALKDLDPRYQVAAEAMAKGRTPYSVVFNDLINSANGPWTQMINEVFFGDDVDGAIKNAQDTMQSIIDQAPNK